The genomic stretch atatatacatacatacataagATGTCTTGAAAATCGTATTGATAATCATACCTCATACGTCATCAGTAATCGCCGTGGCAACACTTCAATTCTCAGCTAATTGGCTAACAAAAGTACAGTAATTTCCATAAATAGTAGCTTCCAGAAGAAATTTCCTATGTGGGTTCACACTGACGCGGAACATTTCAAACGCTAATTAAAGTGGACACTAACAGGTTAGTGGCTTGTGGCTTAAACCATTGCTTCTTTCTTATATATAAACGGGAGTGAGTGAATGAGTGGCTTTGTGTGTCTTCTCATTACCTCTGTTTCGTTTTGGTGGGTTGACTCAGAATAAATCCATGGATAGTCATTATGTGGGAATGGAAGATCTGGAAGCGTTCTTAGCTCAAGATTCTTTGAACTCTTGGCCGGTGAATGCATCGGGCGGTGGCGCCGGCGATATGGGTTCTTCGAGTTTTGATGACTGGTGGGATCTCCACCATGGATTTCAGTCTGATTTCTTCATTCCATTGGAGGTTGCTGATGGATCAACATATATCCAAACCGAGAATGATCAATCTGATCTTGCTAAGCTGACTTCTTATTCTCTCCAACAACAGGATCTTCAACAAGGAGAGCAGTTGTTAATTGAGCATCTGGAGCAAGGTCATCATCctcgacaacaacaacaacaacaacaacaacaacaaaaagggTCATCACCGGAAGAGgaagtggaggaggaggaggaagaggaagaggaagaggaggaggaggaggaggaaggagaaAGTGATGGTAAGAAACAGAATAGGCCAGGAAGAAGCAGGAATCTTGTCtttgaaaggaagagaagaaagagattgaATCAACAACTTATGACACTCAGATCTCTCGTTCCCAATATCACAAAGGTTTAATtaattacttaaatttttttagatatttttatttGGTGAAATTCTTACATTGTGTGGTGATAATGGCAGATGGATAAGAGATCAATTCTGGTTGATGCTTTTGGTTATCTCCAAAATGTATTGCAAGAAACACAGAAAAAGCTGGAGGAACTCAATCTGAACTCTGCTTCATCATTGGGTGCTGCCTCCTCCTTGTCCTCATCCTCCCCCTCCTATTCAGGTGAGGAGTCCTCATGTACTACCATTGCTGAAGATGAAGCTCCACCTGTGCCAACTTTTACTCAAGATTGTGATCGTTATGCATTGGTTCCCACTGTAACCAAGGTCAGCTTCCATTAATCCAATCCATCTTTGCTTGTTTAGAAAGGCTGGCATTTTTTGGGCCAGGCCTGGCTGACCTAATTGTAGACTGGCCCTGGCTTGGTGGACTTCatatatttatgtttttcttataGGAAGTTAGGGGGATTCAAGTTAGTAATTGCAAAGTAAATTAGTGATGATAACCATACATGTTGAAATGTGAATATTATATTCAGCCTTCCACCAGATTGGTAACATGAGTGGGTCTCAGGGTTTGAAACCCCCAGAATTGACCTGTAGAAGTTAGGAATTCAATTGAGATTGGTATGATTCTGATTGGCTAGAATCAACGTCGGCCTTGGCtgatttcaatttggattgaCAGTCATTCTAATACATTTACATACTTTTATGTGATAGAGAACTTCACAATCAGTTTTCTTCTCAACCATGTATTATTGTGGTTACTCGTAAGATgagtttgaatttgaatttgaattgattaaaagaaaaatacaaaaaattccTTTTGCGTTACATTAAtaagaaatgacatttttaatCACTTCTTCTGCCTTTTCAGATTCGAGTTGAAATTTTTGTGTATTATATGGCCTTTTTCCACTCTATGGTTATTGAGACTTGTAATTTGGAATCTgtgtattttatatttttaacagtatatttatatatatatatatatatatatatttatatttatagatGGAAGCATGTACGTTGGATGAAGAGCGATTCATATTGAAGATTTGTTGCAATAAGGCAGTGGGAGCAGTGGGTCTAGTCCAGAAGGCTATTGAAATGCTTGCAGGTTTGAATGTTACATGTGCTTCTGTGGACGAGCTTGATGATCATCTCCACATGCTCTCTACTACTTTCCTCCGTGTATGTTTCTTTGCATATTTTTCATTAACCCATCACTTATTTAGatgattcttctctctctctctctctctctctctctctctctatatatatatatatatatataaaataacatTGTTGCTTCTGTTTTACAGGTCAGAAAAAAGGGAGCTATGACACAAGAAAAGCTTCTACGACAATTTAGAGCAAATGCAACAAAGTTGGGTCTTTTGCTGTAATAATTTTAACAAAGAAAGAGGGAACCATGTAGTAGATCTTTCTTACCTACCTTTTGTTaccttttttcattattataaggTGGTTAGTGAAAGCTAGAAATTTCGTAGCAGCTGGATAATGTTGTGGTTTTCTCAGATTCTTTGAGACTATGGTCAATAATAACAATATCCCAATGGCAGAGAATATGAAATGAAGGATTAAACATCTTATTGGAAGCtagattttagattttttttctctaatttagGGAGAGAGATGATGTGCTAATTCATCATTTGGCTGTGTTTTCTTGTAGGCTTGATGGAAACTTAGTTTGCTTTGaatatttgttgttgttgttgtttgacaCTTATTAGTGCACTTTAGACTTTGTTCCTTGTTTAATGCAATTTCTGTtatagcaaaagaaaatattaatgtTGGTGAAATGAATA from Macadamia integrifolia cultivar HAES 741 chromosome 14, SCU_Mint_v3, whole genome shotgun sequence encodes the following:
- the LOC122061416 gene encoding transcription factor FER-LIKE IRON DEFICIENCY-INDUCED TRANSCRIPTION FACTOR-like, which produces MDSHYVGMEDLEAFLAQDSLNSWPVNASGGGAGDMGSSSFDDWWDLHHGFQSDFFIPLEVADGSTYIQTENDQSDLAKLTSYSLQQQDLQQGEQLLIEHLEQGHHPRQQQQQQQQQQKGSSPEEEVEEEEEEEEEEEEEEEEGESDGKKQNRPGRSRNLVFERKRRKRLNQQLMTLRSLVPNITKMDKRSILVDAFGYLQNVLQETQKKLEELNLNSASSLGAASSLSSSSPSYSGEESSCTTIAEDEAPPVPTFTQDCDRYALVPTVTKMEACTLDEERFILKICCNKAVGAVGLVQKAIEMLAGLNVTCASVDELDDHLHMLSTTFLRVRKKGAMTQEKLLRQFRANATKLGLLL